One Pirellulales bacterium DNA segment encodes these proteins:
- a CDS encoding DUF2156 domain-containing protein, with protein MLPVCQEVDGSNSYAAPPLVRTSTARGPRSLEAIAFRHGQYYDSYLATDREREVFWSRERRGLVALVRVGRYLQAGGGLIAPRDHRETLLAELVAQADGRGEWLSFYNVAEDDLPLFRRHGFQATKLGEEAVLDLGDWSCQGKPFQWLRRQVNHCRRQRLAVRECVREQMTAAEWAGVTVELAELSAAFLAGKPQSAELRFLDGSFDPARLGRRRIFVARSQDRCEGFLVCNPYRNGAGWAFEIYRQRHDAVRGTVPFLMHEAIEALRQENVRRVSLCLVPGLRAAAPIPGDSTLVRRSLSLAGRYFNFVFDTAGLYHYKSRFRPRFEERYLCARPRVSLRSAWALVRLLGVLEIEPSKLARVVGRRWRHRRRRATLALPE; from the coding sequence ATGCTGCCGGTTTGTCAGGAAGTCGATGGGTCCAATTCCTACGCCGCTCCGCCGCTCGTCAGAACGAGTACCGCGCGCGGGCCGCGCTCGCTGGAGGCCATCGCGTTCCGTCACGGACAATACTACGATTCGTACCTGGCCACCGATCGCGAGCGCGAAGTCTTCTGGTCGCGCGAGCGTCGGGGACTGGTCGCTCTCGTCCGCGTTGGCAGGTATCTGCAGGCGGGTGGCGGACTCATCGCGCCCCGCGACCACCGAGAGACGTTGCTGGCCGAGCTGGTGGCCCAGGCCGACGGCCGCGGCGAGTGGCTGTCGTTCTACAATGTGGCCGAGGACGATTTACCGCTGTTTCGCCGACATGGTTTCCAGGCGACGAAACTGGGCGAAGAGGCCGTTCTCGATCTCGGCGACTGGAGCTGCCAGGGCAAGCCGTTTCAATGGCTGCGCCGGCAAGTCAATCACTGTCGCCGGCAGCGGCTGGCCGTGCGCGAGTGCGTCCGCGAGCAGATGACCGCCGCCGAATGGGCAGGGGTGACCGTCGAGTTGGCGGAGCTGTCGGCCGCCTTTCTCGCCGGCAAACCGCAATCGGCCGAACTGCGTTTCCTCGATGGCAGCTTCGATCCGGCCCGTCTCGGCCGCCGGCGGATCTTTGTGGCCCGTTCTCAAGATCGCTGCGAGGGTTTTCTCGTTTGCAACCCCTATCGCAACGGCGCTGGTTGGGCTTTCGAAATCTACCGCCAGAGGCACGATGCGGTGCGCGGCACGGTCCCGTTCTTGATGCACGAGGCCATCGAGGCTCTGCGGCAAGAAAACGTGCGGCGGGTGTCGCTCTGTCTGGTGCCGGGCTTGCGTGCCGCGGCGCCGATTCCTGGAGACAGCACTCTGGTGCGCCGCAGTTTGTCGCTGGCGGGCCGCTACTTCAATTTCGTGTTCGATACGGCCGGGCTGTATCACTACAAGAGCCGTTTTCGACCGCGCTTTGAAGAGCGTTACCTTTGCGCTCGGCCCCGCGTGAGTCTGCGGTCGGCCTGGGCCTTGGTGCGGTTGCTGGGCGTGCTCGAAATCGAGCCGAGCAAGCTGGCGCGCGTGGTCGGCCGGCGCTGGCGCCATCGCCGCCGCCGTGCCACGCTGGCCCTGCCCGAATGA